GTAACAAGTAAACAAATATCGTTCTGCCATAGTTCTCATCGCAAACGCATTTTCCAATCTGGGAACATTGTCCGGAACGATGTCCATAAATTTATTACATGCACTAAATAAAATGCTGCATATAATAACAAGTCCTGCTATTAATATTTTTTTCATTATCTGTAAACTAAAGAGTTAAGTATAATCCCATATTATAAACTTTCTGTAGAGGATAAGCCAGTCCATTGCCACCCATCTCCGGATCCCAGGATTTAAATGAGCTAAATATGAATAGATTGGTTGCACTGGCATAAAATCTCAGACCTTCAATTTTAAACCGCTTAGTAAATTTGCTGTTTAGTTTGTACCCAAACTCCACTTGCTTCAAACGTAAGAAAGCGCCATTTCTCATCCAATAAGTACTTTTTTGCGTGTTATTTGACAATGCAGATGGGCTTAAACGTGGCCAAAAAGCATAAGCGTCCTGATTTTCCTCTGTCCAGTGACTATCTGCTATTTCCTGCAAAACCGCTTTCGGATTCTTTACGGAGCCAAATGGTGCAATTCCCTGTTCTTTATCTCCAGGCTGTGAAGAAATTGGTGAAATAAACAAAGAAGTATTTCCTATCCCAGAAAAGAAAAATGACAAATCAAAGCTTTTATAGCCTGTAGACAAGCCAAATCCGTAATTGATCTGCGGCGTAGTAGGATAACCAATTGGCATCATATCATCAGCATTAATTACCCCATCATTATTTACATCCAGATACTTGATATCACCACCTCTTACTTTGGAACCAAAATCTTGCAATGGGCTATTCAGCACTTCCGCATCATCTGTAAATAATCTTTCTGCAATTAATCCCCGTTGCTGACTACTTGCATACCCTAACCTGCTTAAATAAGCATAATTATAATTAGGCTCTTCAAATTCGATATACTTGCCCCTTGAAAAAGTAAATGTACCCCTTCCCTGGAACCATAAATTATTATTTACCGTATGGTTATAAGTAGCCTCTATATCTATACCCTCGCTCCGATATTTACCAAGGTTAGCCAGAGGTACCTGAGCAAGCCCCAATGCAACCGGTAAGGATGTTCTTTCCTGTACAATATCACTCCTGTCCTGTCGGTAAGCATCAAGGGTAACATTAAAAGCGCTTTTAAATAGACCCAGATCCAAACCGATATTGGTTTGTTTTGATTTTTCCCAACGCACTGTAGGATTAGCATATCTGTTCGTAGATATTCCAGGAACGGTGTATAAACTGCCTGGTGTTCCAAATGAAAATCCCCTGCTACTATTGCTCAGATTGATATCGGAAAGGTAAAAGAACCTTTCTTTAGAAATCACATCATTTCCTACCAATCCATGTGTTCCCCTTATGCGAAGTGTGCTGATTATATCCTTTAGTGGTTCCATAAACTTCTCATTATGAATGGTCCATGCTATACCCGCAGAAGGGAAATACCCCCACCTAAAGTTCTCGTCAAATCGCTCAGATCCATTGTATCCAAATGCAAACTGAAAATGATAACGATTATCATATGCATAGGTAAAACTTCCAGAAAAACTCAGGTTTCTAAAAGGCAAGGTATTCAGAAGAGTGAAAGCCTCATTTTTTGGTTGGGTAATGTTATTTCTTAATGTACCAATTACCATACCCGTTACCAAATGTTTATTGTTGAATGTCCGGGAGTAATTAAATGCATTTTCCATATAAAACAAAGCAGAAAGTCCACTTCCGGAAGGCGAAAAGTTCAAGGTCTCAGTCCCTTTATCTGGATTAAGATTTAAATAAGTGTACTCCCTGGAGTTCTCATTATATTCCGGAACATAATAGAATGGATTATACTGTCTGACAATCTGATATTCAGAAGTCCTGGTCAGGTTAGCCATAGATCTAAAAGCCAATCCTTCTGTTAACAATTTCGATAAATCCTGCTTTAGTTCCAGCTGGATTTGCATATTATTGGTGTTCCTTTCCTGATAACCGCGAACCATATTAGCATAAGGATTGGAATAAGAACCATCATCATAATTACCAAAAAGCGGATGCTTAATATAAGCCTGTTTAGAACCAGCCACATACATGGGCTGAAAAAGAACAGGATTAGCACTAATTGCCTGAGCAAAAGCCTCACTACCAGTAATTGGCGGACCGCTATAGCTTTGAAAATTACCAATTGTCCGGACCATCAATTGGGTAGACTTTGTGAGGTTAAAATTAATATTACTCCGCAGATTATAAGTCTTAAAATCTACATTACTGTTGAAATTATTGATCGGGTTAACCTTCAACAACCCATTGTCCTGGGTTAAGCTGCCACTTACCGAATAAGTAGCCAGGCTACCTCCACCAGCTACACTTAAACTATAATTTTGTGTATTCGTATAATCCTTTGTCAGTATACTTAACCAATCAACCGCCGGATACAACAGCGGGTTAACCCCTGCTTCAGTAAGTGCTACTTTTTCATCTGTATAAGGCGTAATAGCCAGAGGATCCCTTGTCAACAAGGCCTCATTATTCATTTTCATAAATGTAACCGGATCTGCAATCCGGAGTTTTTGGGTAGCTGCAGATACCCTTTGCTCTATCCTCATGTTTATTTTGGCAGGCCCCTCTATCCCTACTTTGGTAGTAACCAGAATTACCCCATTTGCTCCCCTTGATCCGTAAACAGCTGAAGCAGTGGCATCCTTAAGAATAGAAAAACTTGCAATATCATCTGGTGGTATCCTGGCTAACTGATCAGTTGTTACTTCCATATTATCAATGAGGATCAGCGGCTTCTGGTTTACCCCAAAAGTCCCCACCCCCCTGATAAAGAAATCTGCATTATCCATACCAGGTTCACCACTTCTCTGAAATGATACCATACCTGAAATTCTTCCCTGCAGGGCAGCGGTCAGGTTGCTCGATGGAATTTTAAGATCCTTTGGTGAAATGCTCGTTACTGCACCTATCAGGTCGCTTTTTCTTTGCACATTTCCAAAAGCCGTAACTACTACCTCTTCCAGTGCATCATCAGATTCCAGTAAGGTCACGTTGATCACTGTTTTGTTCGCTGTAGCAATTTCCTGCTTTTTAAAACTAACCATCGAAAATACCAATACAGCATTGTCGGGTACACTTAAGATATATCTTCCATTGAGATCTGTAGAAGTACCTATACTCGGTTTTTCCTTTACCGTTACAGACACTCCCGGCAGGATGCCACCATTTACATCTTTTACAATACCGGAAATCTGCCGCTCTGCAACAGCTTTCTTCTTCAGCACCTCTGCAGGCTGTGTAATGATCAGAGTATTGTCTTCTATGCTCCAGCTCAAAGACATTCCTGGAAAAAACAGATTAAGTACATCATTCAATTCTGTTTTTTTAAAACTCACGTCTTTTACAATCGCAGCTTTAAGTAAATCACCATCACACACTACCTGGTAGCCTGTCTGTCTGGCTATTTCTTTAAATACTGTTTTAGCAGTTACTTGCTTTTGCGAAAAAGTAATTTTTTGTG
This is a stretch of genomic DNA from Candidatus Pedobacter colombiensis. It encodes these proteins:
- a CDS encoding TonB-dependent receptor, producing the protein MKLTVIIMTTLLMRVSASGFAQKITFSQKQVTAKTVFKEIARQTGYQVVCDGDLLKAAIVKDVSFKKTELNDVLNLFFPGMSLSWSIEDNTLIITQPAEVLKKKAVAERQISGIVKDVNGGILPGVSVTVKEKPSIGTSTDLNGRYILSVPDNAVLVFSMVSFKKQEIATANKTVINVTLLESDDALEEVVVTAFGNVQRKSDLIGAVTSISPKDLKIPSSNLTAALQGRISGMVSFQRSGEPGMDNADFFIRGVGTFGVNQKPLILIDNMEVTTDQLARIPPDDIASFSILKDATASAVYGSRGANGVILVTTKVGIEGPAKINMRIEQRVSAATQKLRIADPVTFMKMNNEALLTRDPLAITPYTDEKVALTEAGVNPLLYPAVDWLSILTKDYTNTQNYSLSVAGGGSLATYSVSGSLTQDNGLLKVNPINNFNSNVDFKTYNLRSNINFNLTKSTQLMVRTIGNFQSYSGPPITGSEAFAQAISANPVLFQPMYVAGSKQAYIKHPLFGNYDDGSYSNPYANMVRGYQERNTNNMQIQLELKQDLSKLLTEGLAFRSMANLTRTSEYQIVRQYNPFYYVPEYNENSREYTYLNLNPDKGTETLNFSPSGSGLSALFYMENAFNYSRTFNNKHLVTGMVIGTLRNNITQPKNEAFTLLNTLPFRNLSFSGSFTYAYDNRYHFQFAFGYNGSERFDENFRWGYFPSAGIAWTIHNEKFMEPLKDIISTLRIRGTHGLVGNDVISKERFFYLSDINLSNSSRGFSFGTPGSLYTVPGISTNRYANPTVRWEKSKQTNIGLDLGLFKSAFNVTLDAYRQDRSDIVQERTSLPVALGLAQVPLANLGKYRSEGIDIEATYNHTVNNNLWFQGRGTFTFSRGKYIEFEEPNYNYAYLSRLGYASSQQRGLIAERLFTDDAEVLNSPLQDFGSKVRGGDIKYLDVNNDGVINADDMMPIGYPTTPQINYGFGLSTGYKSFDLSFFFSGIGNTSLFISPISSQPGDKEQGIAPFGSVKNPKAVLQEIADSHWTEENQDAYAFWPRLSPSALSNNTQKSTYWMRNGAFLRLKQVEFGYKLNSKFTKRFKIEGLRFYASATNLFIFSSFKSWDPEMGGNGLAYPLQKVYNMGLYLTL